A DNA window from Methanotorris formicicus Mc-S-70 contains the following coding sequences:
- a CDS encoding tRNA lysidine(34) synthetase: MINIKQLKRYANPSYLTIREDKILVCNRREAKLSREKMNKIERDFGIPVVYSRTYEEVSKKVGRFIIGNRLIIPKDIVVVGLSGGKDSLMLLHVLEPYRRKYGIDIHAITIDLNIDGIRPWSEDREGMKLIKDHCKKLDIPHKVLKCDKNVVELSKILSENDSGIEYSPCFSCSIIRRYLLTNYAENLKEKEGRKVKIAFGHTLEDNSDTVLANILKGCPIKSLKPIKEFYENVVDYREFKITLKPCTIIRPLLPISEKDIVKALDECGIEYYKDKDECPYSRNRGDSIRKRSHEVLSILEKEIKNVREMVVSAAIKSEDKMKNCKDEEYDI, from the coding sequence TTGATAAACATAAAACAATTAAAAAGATACGCTAATCCATCTTATTTAACAATAAGAGAAGATAAAATTTTAGTCTGCAATAGGAGAGAGGCAAAATTATCAAGAGAGAAAATGAACAAGATAGAGAGAGATTTTGGTATTCCTGTGGTATATTCAAGAACCTACGAAGAGGTTTCAAAAAAGGTTGGAAGGTTCATAATTGGGAACAGATTAATAATCCCAAAGGATATTGTGGTGGTTGGATTAAGTGGGGGAAAGGACAGTTTAATGCTACTACATGTGTTAGAGCCATACAGGAGGAAGTATGGGATAGATATTCATGCGATTACAATTGATTTAAACATAGATGGGATTAGACCTTGGAGTGAAGATAGAGAGGGGATGAAACTCATAAAAGACCATTGTAAAAAATTGGATATCCCACATAAAGTTTTAAAATGTGATAAGAACGTTGTTGAATTATCAAAAATCTTATCAGAGAATGATAGTGGCATTGAATATTCTCCATGCTTCTCCTGCTCAATTATAAGAAGGTATTTATTGACAAACTACGCAGAGAACTTAAAAGAAAAAGAAGGGAGGAAAGTTAAGATTGCATTTGGACATACCTTAGAGGATAACTCAGATACAGTATTGGCAAATATCCTTAAAGGATGTCCTATAAAATCACTTAAGCCAATAAAGGAGTTCTACGAAAATGTTGTAGATTATAGGGAGTTTAAAATAACACTAAAACCTTGTACCATAATAAGACCACTCCTCCCAATTTCTGAAAAGGATATTGTAAAGGCACTTGATGAATGTGGTATTGAATACTATAAAGATAAAGACGAATGCCCTTACAGTAGAAACAGAGGGGATAGCATTAGAAAAAGGTCTCATGAAGTTCTCAGCATTCTTGAAAAAGAAATTAAAAATGTTAGAGAGATGGTTGTAAGTGCTGCAATAAAGTCAGAAGATAAAATGAAAAACTGTAAAGATGAGGAATACGACATTTAA
- a CDS encoding ATP-binding cassette domain-containing protein produces the protein MLRVENLSKIWKEFQLKNINLEIDKEYCIILGPSGAGKSVLLKCIAGILKADFGRIYFNGEDITNLSPEKRNFGYVPQNYALFPNMNVYKNIAYGLKIIRYPKSKIDKKVEEITEFLNIKHLLNRKPATLSGGEQQRVALARALVLEPNLLLLDEPTSALDINNKEKIIGELKRIGEILPVIHVTHDFVEAKTLGEKIAIFMDGELVEVGNKEIFKKPKNEKVVKFLGYNIVKIDGEKFAVSPEEVVVCSGKEGKIISIIDCGFYKKIIVDFKGNQLRCILKEDVDLSVGDEVDIEFKNKIYLSN, from the coding sequence TTGTTAAGAGTAGAAAACCTTTCAAAAATATGGAAGGAATTTCAATTAAAAAATATAAATTTAGAGATTGACAAAGAATATTGTATTATCTTAGGCCCAAGTGGTGCTGGAAAATCAGTCCTGTTAAAATGCATAGCAGGAATTTTAAAGGCAGATTTCGGAAGAATATACTTCAATGGGGAAGACATAACAAACCTTTCTCCTGAAAAGAGGAATTTTGGATACGTTCCTCAAAACTATGCATTATTCCCAAATATGAACGTTTATAAGAATATTGCCTATGGTTTAAAGATTATAAGATATCCAAAATCAAAGATCGATAAAAAAGTTGAAGAAATAACTGAATTTTTAAATATAAAACACCTCTTGAATAGGAAGCCAGCAACGTTAAGTGGTGGAGAACAGCAGAGAGTTGCTTTAGCAAGGGCTTTGGTTTTAGAGCCAAATTTACTACTACTTGATGAACCAACGTCTGCACTTGATATAAATAATAAAGAAAAAATTATTGGTGAGTTAAAAAGGATAGGTGAAATCCTTCCAGTGATTCATGTAACTCATGATTTTGTTGAGGCAAAAACACTTGGAGAGAAGATAGCGATATTCATGGATGGGGAACTTGTGGAGGTTGGAAACAAGGAGATATTTAAAAAACCAAAAAATGAAAAGGTCGTTAAATTTTTGGGTTATAATATTGTTAAAATTGACGGGGAGAAGTTTGCAGTGTCTCCTGAAGAGGTTGTAGTTTGTAGTGGAAAAGAAGGAAAAATAATAAGTATTATAGATTGCGGATTTTATAAAAAGATTATTGTTGATTTTAAAGGTAATCAGTTGAGATGCATCTTAAAAGAAGATGTCGATTTGAGTGTAGGGGATGAAGTTGATATTGAATTCAAAAATAAAATCTATTTAAGTAATTAA
- the wtpB gene encoding tungstate ABC transporter permease WtpB, translating to MRMFFISLFIISLMLILFIILPIINMLLNPGDVTGALMDRDVIDSLLVSLYAASTATLIALFFGIPLGYLLARYDFKGKDFVEAIVDLPMAIPHSVVGIMILSFFCNNPINIFNNFGAYIVDNFWGIVVVMLFVGVPFMVNSVRDGFLMVDEELEHVSRTLGASQIKTFFNISLPLIYNNVMSGSILTFARGISEVGAILIVAYFPKTMPVLILERFNNFGLTASKPIAVIMILVSIAIFALLRLVRRK from the coding sequence ATGAGGATGTTTTTTATCTCACTCTTTATTATCTCGTTGATGTTGATTTTATTCATTATCCTACCCATAATAAATATGCTCCTAAATCCAGGGGATGTTACTGGAGCGTTGATGGATAGAGATGTCATTGATTCATTACTTGTAAGTTTATACGCTGCATCAACAGCAACCCTTATAGCGTTGTTTTTTGGTATCCCACTCGGCTATTTATTGGCAAGGTATGATTTTAAAGGGAAAGATTTTGTTGAGGCGATTGTAGATTTACCAATGGCAATACCCCATTCTGTTGTGGGGATTATGATTTTATCTTTCTTTTGTAACAACCCTATAAATATCTTTAACAATTTTGGGGCATATATTGTTGATAACTTTTGGGGAATTGTGGTTGTTATGTTGTTTGTTGGTGTGCCTTTTATGGTAAATAGTGTGAGAGATGGTTTTTTGATGGTTGATGAAGAACTTGAGCATGTTTCAAGAACACTGGGGGCATCTCAAATAAAGACGTTTTTCAACATCTCCCTTCCTCTCATATACAACAACGTTATGTCTGGAAGTATATTAACATTTGCAAGGGGGATTAGTGAGGTTGGAGCAATCTTAATAGTTGCATATTTCCCAAAAACAATGCCTGTCTTGATATTGGAGAGATTTAACAATTTTGGATTAACAGCCTCAAAACCAATAGCAGTGATTATGATTCTGGTGAGTATTGCAATATTTGCGTTACTTAGGTTGGTTAGAAGGAAATAA
- a CDS encoding ribose 1,5-bisphosphate isomerase codes for MDIIKETYEKIKNMEIRGAGRIGRAAAYALKEYAETIMYMDDEEFKKKIIEAGELLRSARPTAVSLPNAVKYVLNGLKDENPKESVIKKAEEFIISSKNATKNIGKIGAKRIKDGYTILTHCNSEAAIEVIKTAYHEGKDIKVFCTETRPRNQGYLTAKALCDEGIDVTLIVDSAVRYFIKEVDIVVVGADAITANGCLVNKIGTSQIALIAHEARVPFLTSAETYKFHPKTIVGELIEIEERDPKEVVEFDGKYKKIKIRNPAFDVTPSQYIDAIITEVGLIPPQGAWYIIEKYFGWIEP; via the coding sequence ATGGATATTATAAAAGAAACTTATGAAAAAATAAAAAATATGGAAATTCGGGGAGCGGGGAGGATAGGTAGGGCAGCGGCATACGCTTTAAAAGAATACGCAGAAACTATAATGTATATGGATGATGAAGAATTTAAAAAGAAAATTATTGAAGCGGGGGAATTGTTGAGGTCTGCAAGACCTACTGCCGTATCATTACCAAATGCAGTTAAATATGTTTTGAATGGTTTAAAAGATGAAAATCCAAAAGAATCAGTTATAAAAAAGGCAGAAGAATTTATAATCTCTTCAAAAAATGCCACAAAAAATATTGGTAAGATTGGGGCTAAGAGGATAAAAGACGGATATACAATTTTGACGCACTGCAATTCAGAGGCAGCAATTGAAGTTATAAAAACAGCGTATCATGAAGGGAAAGATATTAAAGTTTTCTGCACTGAAACAAGGCCAAGAAATCAGGGCTATTTAACAGCAAAGGCACTTTGTGATGAGGGGATTGATGTAACGCTTATAGTAGATTCTGCGGTTAGATACTTTATAAAAGAAGTGGATATTGTTGTTGTCGGGGCAGATGCAATAACTGCCAATGGATGCCTTGTCAATAAAATAGGAACATCTCAAATTGCTTTAATAGCACATGAAGCAAGAGTTCCATTTTTAACATCTGCTGAAACCTACAAATTCCACCCAAAAACAATTGTTGGGGAATTAATAGAAATCGAAGAAAGAGACCCAAAAGAAGTTGTTGAATTTGATGGAAAATATAAGAAAATAAAAATAAGAAACCCTGCCTTTGATGTCACTCCTTCCCAATACATCGATGCAATTATTACTGAAGTTGGTTTAATCCCACCACAGGGGGCATGGTATATAATTGAGAAGTATTTTGGATGGATTGAACCATGA
- a CDS encoding CBS domain-containing protein, translating into MLSKYLVRDIMKRGVVEVSLDDKVSDVVKKMAENDISSVVVSDNQVFWGIITDTNILKHYHENLDALKAEDIMNSKIITISPEAPLEKAVEVMEENNIHHLYVHSECDDKIVGVISSKDIIKLMAKLMK; encoded by the coding sequence ATGCTTTCTAAATATTTAGTTAGAGACATAATGAAGAGGGGAGTTGTTGAAGTGTCTTTGGATGATAAAGTATCTGATGTTGTTAAAAAAATGGCTGAAAATGATATTTCATCAGTTGTAGTTTCAGATAACCAAGTATTTTGGGGGATTATTACAGATACCAACATATTGAAACATTATCATGAGAATTTAGATGCTTTAAAGGCTGAGGATATAATGAACTCAAAAATAATCACAATAAGTCCTGAGGCTCCGCTTGAAAAAGCAGTTGAAGTTATGGAAGAAAATAATATTCACCATTTATATGTCCATTCTGAGTGTGATGACAAAATTGTTGGGGTAATAAGTTCAAAAGACATTATAAAATTAATGGCAAAACTAATGAAATAA
- a CDS encoding methanogenesis marker 12 protein, with amino-acid sequence MITVGIDHGTSGVTTCIKDGNEKIIFKLKRTEFKTKSYIEELKKHIDLEDIDLMALTYSMGDGIDKILPIEKVKNRGVVNIEGVGEKVGGGTKVYDEIKNANIPAVVIPGLHRGIKCMDERFKALYSHIASPEKISIAYNAYKTFGFENYILSDISSNTVTLLIKDGKIFGGFDACIGAIGMLHGPLDLELIRKIDSGEITANEAFSKAGAVKIAKLYKGVEDTKMAIINNYFNDENCKLAVDSLILSVVMEINSLMFLNKGKNVVLAGSIGTLKHPIDIPKMIKEYVDGNIFILSGESGAIGSAMIAEDILKGKRDILGIEVEFE; translated from the coding sequence ATGATAACAGTAGGAATTGACCATGGAACTTCTGGAGTTACAACATGTATAAAGGATGGAAATGAGAAGATTATTTTCAAATTGAAGAGAACGGAATTTAAAACCAAATCATACATTGAAGAATTAAAAAAACATATTGATTTGGAGGATATTGATTTAATGGCTTTAACGTATTCAATGGGTGATGGGATAGATAAAATCCTCCCTATAGAAAAGGTGAAAAATAGAGGGGTTGTGAATATTGAAGGAGTTGGAGAAAAGGTTGGAGGGGGAACTAAGGTTTATGATGAAATAAAAAACGCAAATATTCCTGCAGTTGTTATTCCTGGCTTGCATAGGGGAATAAAATGCATGGATGAAAGGTTTAAAGCATTATATTCCCACATCGCTTCACCAGAGAAAATATCCATTGCCTACAACGCATACAAAACCTTTGGATTTGAAAATTATATATTGTCTGATATTTCATCAAACACAGTAACTTTGTTAATAAAAGATGGGAAGATTTTTGGGGGTTTTGATGCCTGTATTGGAGCAATAGGCATGTTGCATGGTCCATTAGATTTGGAGTTGATTAGAAAAATAGATAGTGGAGAGATTACAGCAAATGAAGCATTCTCAAAGGCAGGGGCTGTAAAAATAGCGAAACTATATAAGGGGGTTGAAGATACAAAGATGGCAATAATAAATAACTATTTCAATGACGAAAACTGTAAATTGGCAGTAGATTCATTAATATTAAGCGTAGTTATGGAGATAAATTCATTGATGTTTTTAAATAAGGGAAAAAATGTTGTTTTGGCAGGTTCTATAGGGACATTAAAACATCCAATAGATATTCCAAAGATGATTAAGGAGTATGTTGATGGGAATATTTTTATTTTAAGTGGAGAAAGTGGGGCAATAGGAAGTGCAATGATAGCGGAGGATATTTTGAAAGGAAAAAGGGATATTTTGGGGATAGAGGTTGAATTTGAATAA